One window of the Thermodesulfobacteriota bacterium genome contains the following:
- a CDS encoding MmgE/PrpD family protein, producing the protein MAIALELASFCTGLKFPQLPPEVVDRAKSLFLDFIGVASRGSLATSSKSIYRFIRERGKGRGVLIGTKDRAPFTYACLANGTAGHAIEMDDVNNESSLHPGVVIFPTALATAEMTGASGRRLIEAVVAGYEVMVRLGKGLGPSGCYRRGFHPTAICGTFGSSVTASKLLGLGASRMASAMGISGSQAAGSMEFLAEGAWTKRFHAGWAAHSGMIAAMLSQKGFRGPASIIEGRDGFLHAYSDHSDSHRVLEGLGSGFEILRTSVKPHACCRYMQPPIDGLLKIMAEEDLVPEEIERVKLGLLSAGFRLIAEPPDRKYAPQTPVDAQFSMPFGAAVAILYRRAGLREFQPSKMKSDRVRALMRKVECTVDPELDRAYPRQWGATAEILTRDGRRYLRKIEYPKGDPENPLSWEELIEKFDDLSGPLLSRERRRRIVEEVRGLEKIEDMGRWSILLLKDR; encoded by the coding sequence ATGGCCATCGCCCTGGAGCTTGCCTCCTTCTGCACGGGATTGAAGTTTCCTCAGCTTCCTCCCGAAGTCGTTGATCGGGCCAAATCCCTCTTTCTCGACTTCATCGGCGTCGCCAGCCGGGGGTCGTTGGCAACCTCTTCAAAATCGATCTACCGTTTTATCAGGGAGAGGGGGAAAGGAAGAGGGGTCCTCATCGGAACGAAAGACCGGGCTCCCTTTACCTACGCCTGCCTCGCCAACGGAACGGCCGGACATGCCATCGAAATGGACGATGTGAACAACGAGTCCTCCCTCCATCCGGGCGTGGTCATCTTTCCGACGGCCCTGGCCACCGCCGAGATGACCGGGGCGAGCGGTCGGAGATTGATCGAGGCGGTCGTGGCGGGCTACGAGGTGATGGTCCGTCTGGGGAAGGGCCTTGGCCCCTCCGGCTGTTACCGCCGGGGGTTTCATCCCACTGCCATCTGTGGAACCTTCGGATCGAGTGTGACGGCCTCGAAACTCCTGGGCCTGGGAGCCAGTCGGATGGCGAGCGCCATGGGGATCTCCGGTAGCCAGGCGGCGGGCTCGATGGAGTTTCTCGCAGAAGGGGCGTGGACAAAGCGTTTCCATGCGGGATGGGCGGCTCACAGCGGGATGATAGCAGCTATGCTTTCGCAAAAAGGATTTCGAGGGCCGGCCTCGATCATCGAGGGCAGGGATGGGTTCCTCCATGCCTACTCCGATCATTCCGATTCCCATCGGGTGTTGGAAGGCCTCGGATCGGGATTCGAAATCCTCCGAACCTCCGTCAAACCTCATGCCTGCTGTCGATATATGCAGCCCCCGATCGACGGTCTTCTGAAAATTATGGCGGAGGAGGACCTCGTGCCCGAGGAGATCGAGAGGGTGAAACTGGGGCTTTTAAGCGCGGGCTTCCGACTCATCGCAGAGCCGCCTGATAGAAAGTACGCTCCTCAGACCCCCGTCGATGCCCAGTTCAGCATGCCCTTCGGGGCGGCCGTGGCCATCCTCTACCGGAGGGCCGGGTTGAGGGAATTTCAACCTTCGAAGATGAAGTCCGACAGGGTTAGGGCCCTGATGAGGAAGGTGGAGTGCACGGTCGACCCCGAGCTGGATCGGGCCTATCCCCGGCAATGGGGGGCCACGGCAGAGATCCTCACTCGCGATGGAAGGCGATATCTTAGAAAGATCGAATATCCAAAGGGTGATCCCGAGAATCCCCTCTCCTGGGAAGAGTTGATCGAGAAGTTTGATGATCTGAGCGGACCCCTCCTGTCCAGGGAGAGGCGCCGGCGGATTGTAGAGGAGGTCAGGGGGCTGGAAAAGATCGAAGACATGGGGAGATGGTCGATCCTTCTCCTCAAGGACCGGTGA
- the hgcB gene encoding mercury methylation ferredoxin HgcB: MNPLVYLRDVVTLKLDTERCVGCGMCLIVCPHGVFHLPNGTAEILNRDACMECGACARNCPVEAISVRSGVGCAAAVINSVLGRRNASCCCLEPSEGGSGACCGPEKTGCC; encoded by the coding sequence ATGAATCCGTTGGTCTATCTTCGAGATGTGGTGACGCTCAAATTGGATACCGAAAGATGCGTGGGCTGCGGCATGTGCCTGATCGTCTGCCCCCATGGTGTTTTTCATTTGCCGAACGGGACAGCGGAGATCCTTAACCGGGATGCCTGCATGGAGTGCGGGGCCTGCGCCCGAAACTGTCCCGTGGAGGCCATCAGCGTACGATCCGGGGTGGGTTGTGCCGCTGCCGTCATCAACTCCGTGCTGGGGAGGAGGAATGCCTCCTGCTGTTGTCTCGAACCCTCCGAAGGTGGATCGGGTGCCTGTTGTGGCCCTGAAAAAACAGGATGCTGTTGA
- the hgcA gene encoding mercury methylation corrinoid protein HgcA produces MGPVPQVSSSLTLKDHLGTFKVRWGIGRMSYTVEPGLYAVGRPDGGSPVMVTANYKMSFDRLRQALHGRNAWILVLETKGINVWCAAGKGTFGTEELVSRIASSGLSGLVSHRELILPQLAGPGVAAHEVKKRSGFKVIYGPIRAEDLPAFLDSGFKATPEMRIKTFSIRERIVLIPIELVAAMKGGALLLILLSIISFLVRGAEGWFEALDQVYSSAQAILVAILSGAVLTPVLLPWLPGRAFSVKGALMGGVTAFPFLWLRWGHTAAWSGSMEKVAWLLIIPALSAFLAMNFTGASTFTSLSGVKKEMRWAVPFQVAAGLIGFSLWLGSQWI; encoded by the coding sequence ATGGGCCCGGTTCCTCAAGTCTCCTCCTCCCTGACCTTGAAAGACCATCTGGGGACCTTCAAGGTCCGTTGGGGGATCGGCCGGATGAGTTACACCGTAGAACCCGGCCTCTATGCCGTTGGAAGGCCAGATGGTGGATCTCCCGTCATGGTCACGGCCAATTACAAGATGAGTTTCGATAGGCTCCGGCAGGCCCTTCATGGAAGGAATGCGTGGATCCTTGTCCTCGAGACGAAGGGGATCAATGTCTGGTGCGCTGCGGGGAAGGGGACTTTCGGCACGGAGGAACTTGTCAGCCGGATCGCATCGAGCGGGCTTTCTGGCCTCGTATCCCATCGGGAGTTGATCCTGCCCCAGCTGGCAGGACCGGGGGTGGCCGCCCATGAGGTGAAGAAAAGGTCGGGGTTTAAAGTCATCTATGGCCCAATCCGGGCGGAGGACCTTCCGGCCTTCCTCGATTCGGGCTTTAAGGCCACACCGGAGATGAGGATCAAAACCTTTTCGATCCGGGAGAGGATCGTCCTAATCCCCATCGAACTGGTTGCAGCGATGAAGGGTGGAGCCCTGCTCCTAATCCTCCTCTCGATCATTTCATTTTTAGTCAGGGGGGCCGAAGGTTGGTTTGAAGCCTTGGACCAGGTCTATTCCTCGGCCCAGGCGATACTGGTCGCTATCCTTTCGGGGGCGGTCTTGACACCGGTTCTCCTGCCCTGGCTTCCGGGCAGGGCCTTTTCCGTAAAAGGGGCTCTGATGGGGGGGGTAACCGCATTCCCCTTCCTTTGGCTTCGATGGGGCCATACGGCGGCGTGGTCCGGTTCGATGGAGAAGGTCGCATGGCTTCTTATCATCCCCGCCCTTTCTGCCTTTCTGGCGATGAACTTCACGGGCGCCTCGACCTTCACCTCCCTTTCCGGGGTCAAAAAGGAGATGCGGTGGGCTGTCCCCTTCCAGGTCGCGGCCGGCCTCATCGGGTTTTCCCTCTGGCTGGGGTCGCAATGGATTTAG
- a CDS encoding HgcAB-associated protein, with product MSCCRVESIVSVDERGQMVLPKELRERAKIRPGQKLALLSWSREGEVCCLYLIKADSLGERVKDILGPMMGEV from the coding sequence ATGTCCTGTTGTAGGGTCGAATCCATCGTCAGCGTGGATGAACGGGGCCAGATGGTTCTTCCCAAGGAGTTGAGGGAGAGGGCCAAGATCCGGCCAGGACAAAAACTGGCCCTTCTCAGTTGGTCCAGAGAGGGAGAGGTCTGCTGTCTCTATCTGATCAAAGCGGACTCCCTCGGCGAACGGGTGAAGGATATCCTTGGCCCCATGATGGGAGAGGTTTAG
- a CDS encoding DUF2914 domain-containing protein has product MEKVNPFLTQTLFEIVEAALGTEIERRDEHQFIKGKVSEFASNHQRGYFFTRVRTPSSGKIAHVWLFEGKEYHRIEMEVQPPTWSVFSYLTFRPQHVGSWTAEVRDGDIVLASLNFKVVQ; this is encoded by the coding sequence ATGGAGAAGGTCAATCCCTTTCTTACGCAAACCCTCTTCGAAATAGTCGAGGCGGCCCTCGGAACGGAGATCGAAAGAAGGGACGAACACCAGTTCATCAAGGGGAAGGTCTCGGAATTTGCCTCGAACCATCAGAGGGGCTACTTCTTCACCAGGGTGAGGACCCCTTCCTCCGGAAAGATTGCCCATGTCTGGCTTTTTGAGGGGAAAGAATATCACCGGATTGAAATGGAGGTCCAACCTCCCACCTGGTCGGTCTTCAGTTATCTGACCTTCCGGCCCCAGCACGTCGGAAGCTGGACCGCGGAGGTGAGGGACGGAGATATCGTCCTGGCCAGCCTCAACTTCAAGGTCGTTCAGTAA
- a CDS encoding 2-oxo acid dehydrogenase subunit E2, translating to MAFEFKFPDIGEGLTEGEIVRWLVKEGDEVVEGQPLVEVETDKALAELPSPRTGVILKILAREKEIVKVGQVIVIIGEKGESLAAPPERPRSVGVVGELEEAPEEPAVPLAKVEPAKPFVSGHALATPAVRGLAKELGIDIDQVKGSGPEGRVLEKDVREYAARLGKPAEEIPKVTKVKKYDLYGYVERIPLRGVRRSIAKAMVRSKYTAPHVTTVDEADITELWKIKEKEKKVADKKGIKLTLLPFIVKAVIAGLMEHPYLNATLDDEKEEIVLKKYYNIGVATDTPEGLMVPVVKNAKDKSILQIAQELTQLVEKARNRTIDLADLKGGSFTITNFGALGGIFGTPIINHPEVAILGVGKMREVPVVRNGKIIVRKLLPLSLSFDHRVVDGAEAARFLNTVIARLEDPDLILLET from the coding sequence ATGGCTTTCGAATTTAAATTTCCCGACATTGGTGAAGGCTTGACCGAGGGCGAAATCGTCCGCTGGCTGGTCAAGGAGGGAGATGAGGTGGTGGAGGGACAGCCCTTGGTGGAGGTCGAAACGGATAAGGCTCTCGCCGAACTCCCTTCTCCCCGAACAGGGGTGATCCTCAAAATATTGGCCAGAGAGAAAGAGATCGTGAAGGTCGGACAGGTCATCGTCATCATCGGGGAGAAGGGGGAGTCCCTTGCCGCGCCTCCTGAGAGGCCCAGGTCTGTGGGCGTGGTGGGCGAGCTTGAGGAGGCCCCTGAAGAGCCGGCTGTACCCCTTGCAAAGGTTGAACCCGCCAAGCCCTTCGTGAGCGGACATGCCCTGGCCACGCCTGCGGTTCGGGGGCTGGCAAAGGAGTTAGGCATCGATATCGATCAGGTGAAGGGATCCGGTCCTGAGGGAAGGGTGCTCGAAAAGGACGTCCGCGAGTATGCGGCCAGATTGGGCAAACCCGCCGAAGAGATCCCAAAGGTCACCAAGGTCAAGAAGTACGACCTTTACGGATACGTGGAGCGCATCCCCCTGAGGGGGGTGCGACGCTCCATCGCAAAGGCGATGGTGAGATCGAAATATACGGCCCCCCACGTCACCACGGTCGACGAGGCCGATATCACCGAACTGTGGAAGATCAAGGAGAAGGAGAAAAAGGTTGCCGACAAAAAAGGGATTAAACTGACCCTCCTTCCCTTTATCGTAAAGGCGGTGATCGCCGGTTTGATGGAGCACCCCTATCTCAATGCGACCCTCGACGACGAAAAAGAGGAGATCGTCCTGAAGAAATACTACAACATCGGGGTCGCGACCGATACTCCGGAAGGTCTGATGGTCCCCGTGGTGAAGAATGCAAAGGACAAGTCGATCCTTCAGATTGCCCAGGAGCTGACCCAGCTCGTGGAGAAAGCGAGGAACCGGACGATCGACCTTGCCGACCTTAAAGGGGGGAGCTTCACCATCACCAATTTCGGTGCCTTGGGCGGGATTTTTGGAACCCCCATCATCAACCACCCCGAAGTGGCGATCCTCGGCGTGGGGAAGATGAGGGAGGTGCCGGTGGTGAGGAATGGGAAAATAATCGTCCGGAAGCTCCTTCCTCTTTCCCTCTCCTTCGATCACAGGGTTGTGGATGGGGCGGAGGCCGCGCGATTCCTCAATACCGTCATCGCCCGTCTCGAAGACCCCGACCTCATCCTTTTGGAGACCTGA
- a CDS encoding alpha-ketoacid dehydrogenase subunit beta, with product MARLNMVEAINLALREEMERDDRIVILGEDVGREGGVFRVTDGLQARFGEERVVDTPLAESGIVGVAMGMALYGLRPIAEIQFDGFLYPCLDQITNHIGRIRNRSRGRFSCPLVIRVPYGAGIHAPEHHSESPEAILAHTPGIKVVIPSTPYEAKGLLLSSIRDPDPVIFLEPKRIYRAIREEVPEGDYAIPLGKARLVQEGRDVTVVAWGAMVREVVTASEVLKSDHIDPEIIDLRTISPMDVEAIITSVKKTGRAVIVHEAPRTCGLGAEIIALINEKAFLSLQAPIERVTGFDIPVPLLKAEHFYLPNPQRIVMAVKKVMAF from the coding sequence ATGGCGAGACTCAATATGGTAGAGGCGATCAACCTGGCCCTACGGGAAGAGATGGAGAGGGATGATCGAATTGTCATCCTTGGAGAAGACGTCGGCCGGGAGGGAGGGGTCTTCCGGGTGACCGACGGGCTTCAGGCACGATTCGGCGAAGAGCGAGTCGTGGATACACCCCTGGCAGAGTCTGGAATTGTGGGCGTCGCCATGGGAATGGCCCTTTATGGATTGAGGCCGATCGCCGAGATCCAGTTCGATGGCTTTCTCTACCCCTGTCTCGATCAGATCACCAACCACATCGGTAGGATTCGTAACCGTTCGAGGGGGCGTTTCTCCTGTCCCCTTGTCATCCGGGTGCCCTATGGTGCAGGTATCCATGCGCCCGAGCATCACTCGGAAAGCCCAGAGGCGATCCTGGCGCATACGCCGGGGATCAAGGTGGTGATCCCCTCAACCCCTTACGAAGCCAAAGGCCTGCTCCTCTCGTCGATTCGTGATCCGGATCCTGTCATCTTTCTTGAACCGAAACGAATCTATCGGGCGATTCGGGAGGAGGTGCCCGAAGGGGATTATGCCATTCCCCTGGGGAAGGCCCGATTGGTTCAGGAGGGCAGGGATGTGACGGTCGTGGCATGGGGGGCGATGGTCCGGGAGGTCGTAACCGCTTCGGAGGTGTTGAAAAGCGATCACATCGACCCCGAGATCATCGATCTCAGAACGATTTCACCCATGGACGTGGAGGCGATCATTACCTCGGTGAAGAAGACAGGCAGGGCGGTCATCGTCCACGAGGCGCCCAGGACCTGCGGGCTTGGCGCAGAGATCATCGCCCTGATCAACGAAAAGGCGTTTCTCTCGCTCCAGGCCCCCATCGAAAGGGTGACCGGATTCGATATTCCCGTTCCATTGCTCAAGGCCGAACATTTCTACCTTCCCAATCCCCAAAGGATCGTGATGGCCGTGAAGAAGGTGATGGCGTTTTAA
- the pdhA gene encoding pyruvate dehydrogenase (acetyl-transferring) E1 component subunit alpha: MFQILKPDGTLRPGAEPPLSDEKVFALYQKMVFIRLADQRALMLQRQGRMGTYAPIWGQEACQVGSAILFQKEDWVFPAFRELGATLMMGVPLKTIYLYWMGNELGSQAPEGVNVLPVSIPVGTHPLHAVGTAWAAKIRREKVVTIAYFGDGATSKGDFHEAMNFAGVFKTPTLFFCQNNQFAISVPRRIQTASETIAQKAIAYGMDGIQVDGNDLFAVYAVTKEAVEKARSGGGPTLIEAVTYRFGPHTTADDPTKYRSEEEIEPWRPLDPLVRLRSYLRERGLWTEEVENRITEEAKKEIDEAVKEAEAIPAPEVEDIFKYVYAEMTPALKEQMAYLKGTL, translated from the coding sequence ATGTTTCAGATTCTTAAACCGGATGGGACCCTCCGGCCGGGCGCCGAACCTCCTCTGAGCGACGAGAAGGTCTTCGCCCTGTATCAGAAGATGGTCTTCATACGGCTGGCCGATCAGAGGGCGCTGATGCTTCAACGGCAGGGGAGGATGGGGACCTACGCGCCCATCTGGGGCCAGGAGGCCTGCCAGGTGGGAAGCGCAATCCTCTTTCAAAAAGAGGACTGGGTCTTTCCCGCCTTCAGAGAGCTCGGGGCGACCTTGATGATGGGCGTCCCTCTTAAAACCATTTACCTCTACTGGATGGGGAACGAGTTGGGAAGCCAGGCCCCGGAGGGGGTCAACGTCTTACCCGTCTCCATCCCTGTGGGGACCCATCCCCTCCACGCGGTCGGAACGGCCTGGGCGGCCAAGATCCGGCGAGAGAAGGTCGTGACCATCGCCTATTTTGGAGACGGGGCGACGTCAAAAGGCGACTTTCACGAGGCCATGAACTTCGCAGGGGTCTTCAAGACGCCGACCCTCTTCTTCTGTCAGAACAACCAGTTTGCCATTTCGGTTCCGAGAAGAATTCAGACCGCCTCTGAGACGATCGCCCAGAAAGCGATCGCTTATGGGATGGATGGCATCCAGGTGGACGGAAACGACCTCTTCGCAGTCTATGCGGTGACGAAGGAGGCGGTCGAGAAGGCCCGCTCAGGGGGAGGGCCGACGCTGATCGAGGCCGTCACCTATCGGTTCGGCCCCCACACCACGGCAGACGATCCGACCAAATATCGGAGCGAAGAGGAGATCGAACCCTGGAGGCCCCTCGACCCTTTGGTGAGGCTGCGGTCCTATCTGAGGGAGAGGGGGTTGTGGACCGAGGAGGTTGAGAACCGGATCACCGAGGAGGCCAAGAAGGAGATCGATGAGGCCGTCAAGGAGGCCGAGGCCATTCCAGCGCCCGAGGTGGAGGACATTTTTAAATATGTTTATGCCGAAATGACGCCCGCTTTGAAAGAACAGATGGCGTATTTGAAAGGAACTCTGTGA
- a CDS encoding prenyltransferase: MRPGRWQVWWKAFRFHYTSASFMPGILGSLIAWVYERQFYLEYFFLVLLGLLLNHLALNLTDDYYDFKHLVDAFDTHGNPYSGGSGALSKGLILPDRMRNVFATFYVLAIGIGILLGFLRGPFVHLLLAFGFFCAFFYTAPPIRFGYRGVGEIAQLLCFGPGIGLGAYYVQAQKISWEAFWGTLPLGIMLFSMITINEIPDYLDDRRAGKLNLVARYGREVGVKLFIVSLLSAYGAILLGILLGWIPPVGLISGSTLPIALKTIFILRRSYQDPSRMAPANLGMICTHNFTAILLIVAYTVVGFQREDPVSSLLPCLTLAVLYLPIAKLVLDALFSLRKEELV; encoded by the coding sequence ATGAGGCCTGGTCGCTGGCAGGTCTGGTGGAAGGCCTTCCGTTTTCATTACACGTCGGCCAGCTTCATGCCCGGGATTTTAGGCAGCCTGATCGCCTGGGTCTACGAGCGCCAATTCTATCTCGAATACTTCTTTTTGGTCCTTCTCGGCCTCCTCCTGAATCATCTGGCCCTCAACCTCACCGATGACTATTACGACTTCAAACACCTGGTCGATGCCTTCGATACCCATGGAAACCCCTATTCCGGAGGGAGCGGGGCCCTCTCGAAGGGGCTCATCCTGCCCGATCGGATGCGCAATGTCTTCGCCACCTTCTATGTTCTCGCCATCGGGATCGGAATTTTACTTGGGTTTTTAAGAGGCCCCTTCGTCCATCTCCTTCTGGCCTTCGGCTTCTTCTGTGCCTTCTTCTACACCGCTCCCCCGATACGGTTCGGATACAGGGGGGTTGGGGAGATCGCCCAGCTCCTCTGCTTCGGCCCTGGGATCGGCCTGGGCGCCTACTACGTCCAGGCCCAGAAAATCTCCTGGGAGGCCTTCTGGGGGACGCTTCCCCTCGGGATCATGCTCTTTTCGATGATTACGATCAACGAGATCCCCGATTATCTCGATGACCGGCGGGCTGGGAAGTTGAACCTGGTTGCCAGGTACGGGCGGGAGGTTGGGGTCAAGCTCTTTATCGTGAGCCTTCTTTCGGCTTACGGGGCTATCCTCCTGGGAATCCTTTTGGGGTGGATCCCCCCGGTGGGACTGATCTCGGGATCGACCCTTCCCATCGCCCTCAAGACCATCTTTATTTTGAGGAGATCCTATCAGGACCCTTCCAGGATGGCCCCTGCCAACCTCGGGATGATCTGTACCCACAATTTTACGGCGATCCTCCTCATCGTCGCCTATACCGTCGTGGGTTTCCAAAGGGAGGATCCCGTCTCATCGTTGCTTCCGTGTTTGACCTTGGCGGTCCTCTACCTTCCCATTGCAAAATTGGTCTTGGACGCCTTATTCTCTTTGAGAAAGGAGGAGTTGGTATGA
- a CDS encoding DoxX family protein, whose protein sequence is MEWLKAFGTLAGRILLVVIFLNSGIGKIGNFEGTAQYMAKFGMPYPHFFLFGAIVFELVGSLCAILGYYTRLGALLLLIFLVPTTLIFHTNFSDRIQMIMFMKNVSMFGGCLLLLSMGPGRLSLDYFLRKKRN, encoded by the coding sequence ATGGAATGGCTGAAGGCGTTCGGCACTCTGGCTGGGCGGATCCTCCTCGTGGTCATCTTTTTAAACTCGGGGATCGGAAAGATCGGAAATTTTGAGGGGACGGCCCAGTATATGGCCAAATTCGGCATGCCCTATCCCCATTTCTTCCTCTTCGGGGCCATCGTCTTCGAATTGGTGGGAAGCCTCTGCGCCATTTTAGGCTATTATACCCGGTTGGGAGCCCTTCTTCTCCTCATCTTTCTCGTTCCCACCACCCTCATCTTTCATACCAATTTCAGCGACCGGATCCAGATGATCATGTTCATGAAGAACGTGAGCATGTTCGGAGGCTGCCTTCTCCTTCTCTCCATGGGGCCGGGGAGATTGAGCCTCGACTACTTCCTTCGAAAGAAGCGGAATTGA
- a CDS encoding 3-isopropylmalate dehydratase small subunit — translation MRGRVWKFGDGISTDHIIPGRYFYLRSNLPELAKHLFEYERPGFVEKVRPGDFLVAGRNFGQGSSREHAAIVIKMNGIQAVLAKSFARIFYRNCFNNGLPAVICDTEGLSEGDEIELILEEGKIVNHTRNQTLSFVPIPPVMKRILEDGGLVEHVKKHGDLRLDL, via the coding sequence ATGAGGGGAAGGGTCTGGAAATTCGGCGATGGCATCAGCACTGACCACATCATCCCCGGACGATATTTCTATCTCCGTTCCAACCTTCCCGAGCTGGCCAAACATCTCTTCGAATACGAACGGCCAGGATTCGTGGAAAAGGTGAGGCCAGGCGATTTCCTCGTCGCGGGTCGGAACTTTGGCCAGGGGTCGAGCCGGGAACATGCGGCCATCGTCATCAAGATGAACGGCATTCAGGCCGTCCTTGCCAAAAGCTTCGCCCGGATCTTTTATCGGAACTGTTTCAACAACGGGCTTCCTGCCGTGATCTGCGACACGGAAGGGTTGAGCGAAGGAGACGAGATCGAGCTGATCCTTGAAGAGGGAAAGATCGTTAACCACACCCGGAACCAAACTCTCTCCTTCGTCCCGATTCCTCCGGTGATGAAGCGGATCTTAGAGGACGGGGGGCTCGTCGAACACGTGAAGAAGCACGGAGATTTGAGGTTGGACCTCTGA
- a CDS encoding 3-isopropylmalate dehydratase large subunit — MGRTLAEKILSEHAGREVKPGQIVIVRADLVYAQDGTGPLAVRKIEEMGFQRVFNPPKTFFFLDHAAPSPRFELSNDHNFLRGFAEKTGCRISEVGNGISHQVVAETEVKPGDVVIGADSHTCTGGALGAFATGVGSTDAAVAMATGKVWLRVPETFRVVVTGKLPEGVFGKDIILHLIGKIGAAGATYKALEFEGDVIRQLDMAGRMTIANMAVEAGAKVGLFPSDEVTRDWLLRMGRPGDFKPLSSDPDANYERVIEIDGQRLKPTIACPHQVDNTLTIDEIGEVKVDQVYLGTSCNGRLEDLQIAAKILRGKRIHPKVRMIVTPGSRRVYMEALQDGTLQALLEAGAMVLPAGCGACVGLHEGVLGDGEVCLATQPRNFQGRMGSPNSFIYLGSPAVAAATAIEGKIADPRKYL; from the coding sequence ATGGGAAGGACCTTGGCGGAGAAGATTCTTAGCGAGCATGCGGGTCGGGAAGTCAAGCCCGGCCAGATCGTGATCGTCCGGGCCGATCTCGTCTATGCCCAGGACGGAACCGGTCCTCTCGCCGTACGAAAGATCGAGGAGATGGGCTTCCAAAGGGTGTTCAACCCTCCCAAAACCTTTTTCTTTCTGGACCACGCCGCCCCCAGCCCGAGGTTCGAGCTGAGCAACGATCATAATTTCCTGAGAGGATTCGCAGAAAAGACAGGTTGCCGCATCTCCGAGGTGGGAAACGGGATTTCCCACCAGGTCGTTGCGGAGACGGAGGTGAAGCCAGGGGATGTTGTGATCGGGGCCGATTCGCACACCTGCACCGGTGGGGCCTTGGGAGCGTTTGCCACCGGCGTCGGTTCGACCGATGCAGCCGTGGCGATGGCGACGGGAAAGGTGTGGTTGAGGGTGCCTGAAACGTTTCGAGTGGTGGTGACGGGGAAGCTTCCCGAAGGGGTCTTTGGCAAGGATATCATCCTCCACCTCATCGGCAAAATCGGAGCGGCCGGTGCCACCTATAAGGCCCTCGAATTTGAGGGCGATGTGATCAGGCAACTGGACATGGCCGGAAGGATGACCATCGCCAACATGGCCGTGGAGGCCGGAGCCAAGGTCGGCCTCTTCCCTTCCGACGAGGTCACCCGGGATTGGCTGTTAAGGATGGGCAGGCCCGGAGATTTCAAACCCCTTTCGTCCGATCCAGACGCCAATTATGAACGGGTCATCGAGATCGATGGGCAACGGTTGAAGCCCACCATCGCCTGTCCCCATCAGGTGGACAATACCCTGACCATCGATGAGATCGGGGAGGTGAAGGTAGACCAGGTCTATCTCGGGACCTCCTGCAACGGAAGGCTGGAGGATCTCCAGATTGCGGCCAAGATTTTAAGGGGGAAGAGAATCCACCCGAAGGTGAGGATGATCGTCACTCCGGGCTCCAGAAGGGTTTATATGGAGGCCCTCCAGGACGGAACCCTTCAGGCCCTGCTCGAGGCCGGGGCCATGGTCCTGCCCGCCGGGTGCGGGGCCTGCGTGGGTTTGCATGAAGGGGTCCTGGGAGACGGGGAGGTCTGTCTGGCGACCCAGCCGAGGAATTTTCAGGGGAGGATGGGGAGCCCGAATTCCTTCATCTATTTAGGATCACCTGCCGTGGCTGCAGCGACCGCGATCGAGGGGAAGATCGCCGACCCGAGAAAGTACCTATAG